The Pseudomonas sp. LFM046 region CATCCAGCGCACGCTGGGGCACGGCGCACGCATCGGCTTTATCAGCGGCCTGGGCGCGGCGGCGGCGGATGCCACCTACGGCGCCGTGGGCGCCTTCGGCATCGGTGCCATCACCCGCGCCTTCGTCGCCCTGGCCACGCCCCTGGCCCTGGCCGGCGCCCTCTTCCTGGCCTGGATGGGCCTGAAAATGCTCCGCGCCACACCACCGGAGCGCGCCGCTCACGCCAGTGATCCGGTCCGGGCCCTGCCAGCCTTCGCCTCGGTGTACCTGCTGACCCTGAGCAACCCGCTCACCATCCTGTCGTTCATCGCCATCTTCGCCACCTTGTCCGGCGGCGAGGCCCTGTCCGCAGGGTCCGGCCTGGTGATGGTGCTGGGCG contains the following coding sequences:
- a CDS encoding LysE family transporter, coding for MDALLFLKSVLIGLSIAAPVGPIGLLCIQRTLGHGARIGFISGLGAAAADATYGAVGAFGIGAITRAFVALATPLALAGALFLAWMGLKMLRATPPERAAHASDPVRALPAFASVYLLTLSNPLTILSFIAIFATLSGGEALSAGSGLVMVLGVFCGSALWWLALSLGVAAVRHRLEPGTMIWIDRFAGVFLLGFAAWQLVRVAGS